A genome region from Portunus trituberculatus isolate SZX2019 chromosome 18, ASM1759143v1, whole genome shotgun sequence includes the following:
- the LOC123505786 gene encoding protein SGT1 homolog isoform X1, protein MPLTSLQGQMGMLTTEDQYVEAIERITSEIKEKPDNPELFLLRSQNLLKLEKFKEASSDASRAVDLGAGAEGHLVQGKALFNLGRFVEALEAFTKGKAKGGANLGKLDQFGQWISWCEDRIKKLGLSEASNPANKTSMEEKKEEAAGDAAATAPNEMPVPKIKHDWYQTEAFVIVTVLVKNLKQEDVKVDFTEKTVSVSAPLPSGSEYSLELDLCHPINPAQSSFRVVPSKIEIKMKKVDGIRWGALEGDGEPPSVKASIPGTSEATKVPSYPTSASKKHDWDKLEAEVKKEEEEEKLEGDAALNKLFQKIYGQGSEETRRAMNKSFMESGGTVLSTNWKEVEGQKVEVKPPDGMEYKKWNQ, encoded by the exons GGGCCAGATGGGCATGTTGACCACTGAGGACCAGTACGTTGAGGCCATAGAG CGAATTACatctgaaataaaggagaagccAGACAATCCAGAGTTGTTTCTTCTGAGAAGTCAAAATTTGCTGAAGCTAGAGAAATTCAAAG AGGCGAGCAGTGACGCCAGCCGGGCTGTGGATCTTGGTGCCGGTGCGGAGGGTCACCTGGTGCAAGGCAAGGCTCTGTTCAACCTGGGACGCTTTGTGGAGGCTCTTGAGGCGTTCACCAAGGGCAAGGCCAAGGGAG GTGCAAACTTGGGCAAGCTTGATCAGTTTGGCCAGTGGATATCCTGGTGTGAAGACCGAATCAAGAAGCTTGGACTGAGTGAAGCCAGCAACCCTGCCAACA AGACCagcatggaggaaaagaaggaagaagctgCAGGTGATGCAGCTGCCACTGCTCCCAACGAAATGCCAGTACCAAAGATCAAGCACGACTGGTACCAGACTGAAGCGTTTGTCATCGTCACAGTGCTTGTCAAGAACCTCAAGCAAGAGGACGTCAAAGTAGACTTCACCGAGAAAACT GTGAGTGTGTCCGCCCCACTACCATCAGGCTCCGAGTACAGCCTGGAGCTGGACCTGTGCCATCCCATCAACCCCGCACAGTCCTCATTCAGAGTGGTGCCATCAAAG aTAGAGATCAAAATGAAGAAGGTGGATGGTATCAGGTGGGGTGCCCTGGAAGGGGATGGGGAGCCACCTTCCGTCAAAGCCTCCATTCCAG GAACATCAGAAGCAACAAAGGTCCCATCATACCCAACATCTGCCTCCAAGAAGCACGACTGGGACAAGCTGGAGGCAGAggtcaagaaggaggaggaggaggagaagttggaAGGTGATGCAGCGTTAAACAAACTCTTCCAGAAGATCTACGGCCAGGGCTCAGAGGAGACTCGCCGGGCCATGAATAAGTCATTT ATGGAGTCAGGTGGCACAGTTCTAAGCACCAActggaaggaggtggaaggccagaaggtggaggtgaagccGCCAGATGGTATGGAGTACAAGAAGTGGAACCAGTAA
- the LOC123505786 gene encoding protein SGT1 homolog isoform X3 has product MGMLTTEDQYVEAIERITSEIKEKPDNPELFLLRSQNLLKLEKFKEASSDASRAVDLGAGAEGHLVQGKALFNLGRFVEALEAFTKGKAKGGANLGKLDQFGQWISWCEDRIKKLGLSEASNPANKTSMEEKKEEAAGDAAATAPNEMPVPKIKHDWYQTEAFVIVTVLVKNLKQEDVKVDFTEKTVSVSAPLPSGSEYSLELDLCHPINPAQSSFRVVPSKIEIKMKKVDGIRWGALEGDGEPPSVKASIPGTSEATKVPSYPTSASKKHDWDKLEAEVKKEEEEEKLEGDAALNKLFQKIYGQGSEETRRAMNKSFMESGGTVLSTNWKEVEGQKVEVKPPDGMEYKKWNQ; this is encoded by the exons ATGGGCATGTTGACCACTGAGGACCAGTACGTTGAGGCCATAGAG CGAATTACatctgaaataaaggagaagccAGACAATCCAGAGTTGTTTCTTCTGAGAAGTCAAAATTTGCTGAAGCTAGAGAAATTCAAAG AGGCGAGCAGTGACGCCAGCCGGGCTGTGGATCTTGGTGCCGGTGCGGAGGGTCACCTGGTGCAAGGCAAGGCTCTGTTCAACCTGGGACGCTTTGTGGAGGCTCTTGAGGCGTTCACCAAGGGCAAGGCCAAGGGAG GTGCAAACTTGGGCAAGCTTGATCAGTTTGGCCAGTGGATATCCTGGTGTGAAGACCGAATCAAGAAGCTTGGACTGAGTGAAGCCAGCAACCCTGCCAACA AGACCagcatggaggaaaagaaggaagaagctgCAGGTGATGCAGCTGCCACTGCTCCCAACGAAATGCCAGTACCAAAGATCAAGCACGACTGGTACCAGACTGAAGCGTTTGTCATCGTCACAGTGCTTGTCAAGAACCTCAAGCAAGAGGACGTCAAAGTAGACTTCACCGAGAAAACT GTGAGTGTGTCCGCCCCACTACCATCAGGCTCCGAGTACAGCCTGGAGCTGGACCTGTGCCATCCCATCAACCCCGCACAGTCCTCATTCAGAGTGGTGCCATCAAAG aTAGAGATCAAAATGAAGAAGGTGGATGGTATCAGGTGGGGTGCCCTGGAAGGGGATGGGGAGCCACCTTCCGTCAAAGCCTCCATTCCAG GAACATCAGAAGCAACAAAGGTCCCATCATACCCAACATCTGCCTCCAAGAAGCACGACTGGGACAAGCTGGAGGCAGAggtcaagaaggaggaggaggaggagaagttggaAGGTGATGCAGCGTTAAACAAACTCTTCCAGAAGATCTACGGCCAGGGCTCAGAGGAGACTCGCCGGGCCATGAATAAGTCATTT ATGGAGTCAGGTGGCACAGTTCTAAGCACCAActggaaggaggtggaaggccagaaggtggaggtgaagccGCCAGATGGTATGGAGTACAAGAAGTGGAACCAGTAA
- the LOC123505786 gene encoding protein SGT1 homolog isoform X2 has product MVSRRFLASREARVSCEYPTFLTRCPLPPCKASSDASRAVDLGAGAEGHLVQGKALFNLGRFVEALEAFTKGKAKGGANLGKLDQFGQWISWCEDRIKKLGLSEASNPANKTSMEEKKEEAAGDAAATAPNEMPVPKIKHDWYQTEAFVIVTVLVKNLKQEDVKVDFTEKTVSVSAPLPSGSEYSLELDLCHPINPAQSSFRVVPSKIEIKMKKVDGIRWGALEGDGEPPSVKASIPGTSEATKVPSYPTSASKKHDWDKLEAEVKKEEEEEKLEGDAALNKLFQKIYGQGSEETRRAMNKSFMESGGTVLSTNWKEVEGQKVEVKPPDGMEYKKWNQ; this is encoded by the exons AGGCGAGCAGTGACGCCAGCCGGGCTGTGGATCTTGGTGCCGGTGCGGAGGGTCACCTGGTGCAAGGCAAGGCTCTGTTCAACCTGGGACGCTTTGTGGAGGCTCTTGAGGCGTTCACCAAGGGCAAGGCCAAGGGAG GTGCAAACTTGGGCAAGCTTGATCAGTTTGGCCAGTGGATATCCTGGTGTGAAGACCGAATCAAGAAGCTTGGACTGAGTGAAGCCAGCAACCCTGCCAACA AGACCagcatggaggaaaagaaggaagaagctgCAGGTGATGCAGCTGCCACTGCTCCCAACGAAATGCCAGTACCAAAGATCAAGCACGACTGGTACCAGACTGAAGCGTTTGTCATCGTCACAGTGCTTGTCAAGAACCTCAAGCAAGAGGACGTCAAAGTAGACTTCACCGAGAAAACT GTGAGTGTGTCCGCCCCACTACCATCAGGCTCCGAGTACAGCCTGGAGCTGGACCTGTGCCATCCCATCAACCCCGCACAGTCCTCATTCAGAGTGGTGCCATCAAAG aTAGAGATCAAAATGAAGAAGGTGGATGGTATCAGGTGGGGTGCCCTGGAAGGGGATGGGGAGCCACCTTCCGTCAAAGCCTCCATTCCAG GAACATCAGAAGCAACAAAGGTCCCATCATACCCAACATCTGCCTCCAAGAAGCACGACTGGGACAAGCTGGAGGCAGAggtcaagaaggaggaggaggaggagaagttggaAGGTGATGCAGCGTTAAACAAACTCTTCCAGAAGATCTACGGCCAGGGCTCAGAGGAGACTCGCCGGGCCATGAATAAGTCATTT ATGGAGTCAGGTGGCACAGTTCTAAGCACCAActggaaggaggtggaaggccagaaggtggaggtgaagccGCCAGATGGTATGGAGTACAAGAAGTGGAACCAGTAA
- the LOC123505786 gene encoding protein SGT1 homolog isoform X4 — translation MEEKKEEAAGDAAATAPNEMPVPKIKHDWYQTEAFVIVTVLVKNLKQEDVKVDFTEKTVSVSAPLPSGSEYSLELDLCHPINPAQSSFRVVPSKIEIKMKKVDGIRWGALEGDGEPPSVKASIPGTSEATKVPSYPTSASKKHDWDKLEAEVKKEEEEEKLEGDAALNKLFQKIYGQGSEETRRAMNKSFMESGGTVLSTNWKEVEGQKVEVKPPDGMEYKKWNQ, via the exons atggaggaaaagaaggaagaagctgCAGGTGATGCAGCTGCCACTGCTCCCAACGAAATGCCAGTACCAAAGATCAAGCACGACTGGTACCAGACTGAAGCGTTTGTCATCGTCACAGTGCTTGTCAAGAACCTCAAGCAAGAGGACGTCAAAGTAGACTTCACCGAGAAAACT GTGAGTGTGTCCGCCCCACTACCATCAGGCTCCGAGTACAGCCTGGAGCTGGACCTGTGCCATCCCATCAACCCCGCACAGTCCTCATTCAGAGTGGTGCCATCAAAG aTAGAGATCAAAATGAAGAAGGTGGATGGTATCAGGTGGGGTGCCCTGGAAGGGGATGGGGAGCCACCTTCCGTCAAAGCCTCCATTCCAG GAACATCAGAAGCAACAAAGGTCCCATCATACCCAACATCTGCCTCCAAGAAGCACGACTGGGACAAGCTGGAGGCAGAggtcaagaaggaggaggaggaggagaagttggaAGGTGATGCAGCGTTAAACAAACTCTTCCAGAAGATCTACGGCCAGGGCTCAGAGGAGACTCGCCGGGCCATGAATAAGTCATTT ATGGAGTCAGGTGGCACAGTTCTAAGCACCAActggaaggaggtggaaggccagaaggtggaggtgaagccGCCAGATGGTATGGAGTACAAGAAGTGGAACCAGTAA
- the LOC123505568 gene encoding LOW QUALITY PROTEIN: VPS35 endosomal protein-sorting factor-like (The sequence of the model RefSeq protein was modified relative to this genomic sequence to represent the inferred CDS: inserted 3 bases in 2 codons) yields MALEWKTAARQWGVEKKPLTARPATTHPLQGVRDRSLKEYEPSRDKKPKTLIQSMVMDPLSAVLDDGPDPLSDLLAASDPLSAQTYTASQKGMKDSQEDEASSPSRWHTTWTQTQNHILANFTTSSTLTFMSSFLHPSDTAESRAVPSHRRVVKTQTAVPERHRAQGMSGSERIRARLEQMDTLDEIGSGVVREVGGLTQGEFTNRLSALKQEMTEAWSSDQRVKALKIAIQCVKLLNLSAPEHFYPSKFVLVMDILSTLADLVYHRLKQKALNESSPASSASTARLEAQETARNWFYKVASVRELLPRLYLEAALLPCYSLIDEKEGEQALVRLAQMTRGIGDPLIAAYTRMFVCRMGVDVVPTLTHYIVATIEDFLHTLTRLQDTWPEGETDMNMGEDKDVLAXRVFAPPLQWMMQCLAGRASHQELQNVVRMCEGAEGLGQNLMLAAILNSFPNDFVALHALPLTQLIASCPYSGKSKHELLSALGRCVNKVPPAQQQQLSLLNAVWKLITHIPLTNDYLATAGVWLEYTAKHFSSFEVNTLLGDVLKHVGAERTQEQMHYSSLLMLVSTALTNSTDPHSLFSMNNFLGLLSVFQRDSVSAGDGVTXGVVEALLSHHPGHITDPALVQHLLTFCGALHDSINALTTDDERRQLSQLIISFIRQVNFGRDFEQQLDFYVNARAAFSNLDSVLAALIQCVCQLAVATWQVVHGQHSGKTAAFVRACAAYCFITVPSLTSSATRLRLYLLSGNVALLNNCLGQGDACMKAAIRELLEVASSQDAEGGSVADTLRTLTANLASTLIATPDPPDASPPLYLLRGLTNAIHSFSWPKETDTQAFLSITLLHALSAACQDDLPYHIHSVEGNDALYGGDPLVCQEANSLSTLLLQDVVTHIQNLSGVHEKRCGPVALELFWCIVTWADLTDTHMMNVATLMWSYIMKFIAPQVVKQVRELLMKQSSSGKKGFPQLIQHCKG; encoded by the exons ATGGCGCTGGAGTG GAAGACCGCGGCTCGGCAATGGGGGGTGGAGAAGAAACCCTTGACTGCCCGGCCAGCCACCACTCATCCTCTGCAGGGG GTGAGGGACAGATCACTCAAAGAATATGAACCATCTCGAGACAAGAAGCCAAAGACTCTAATTCAGTCA ATGGTGATGGATCCGTTGTCAGCTGTTCTGGATGACGGTCCAGATCCACTAAGTGACCTCCTTGCAGCCTCTGATCCTCTCTCTGCTCAGACCTACACTGCCTCTCAGAAA GGCATGAAGGACAGCCAGGAGGATGAGGCCAGTTCCCCCAGCAGATGGCACACCACCTGGACACAGACCCAAAACCACATCCTGGCCAATTTCACCACCTCCAGCACCCTCACCTTCATGTCCAGCTTCCTGCACCCCTCGGACACAG CTGAGAGCAGAGCTGTCCCATCCCACAGAC gtgtagtgaagacTCAGACTGCTGTCCCTGAAAGACACCGAGCACAAG GAATGAGTGGCAGTGAGCGAATCCGTGCACGGCTGGAGCAGATGGACACCCTGGACGAGATTGGCAGCGGGGTGGTGCGGGAGGTGGGCGGCCTCACGCAGGGGGAGTTCACCAACCGCCTCAGTGCACTCAAGCAGGAGATGACCGAGGCCTGGAGCTCCGACCAGCGGGTGAAGGCGCTCAAGATTGCCATCCag TGTGTGAAGCTGCTCAATCTGTCGGCACCTGAGCACTTCTACCCGAGTAAGTTTGTGTTGGTGATGGACATCCTGAGCACACTGGCTGACCTGGTGTACCATCGTCTCAAGCAGAAAGCACTCAATGAAAG TTCACCAGCCAGCAGTGCAAGTACCGCCAGACTGGAGGCACAGGAGACAGCCCGTAACTGGTTCTACAAAGTGGCCTCCGTCAGGGAGCTGCTGCCAAGGCTGTACCTGGAGGCTGCTCTTCTACCCTGTTACTCACTCATTGATGAAAA AGAGGGTGAACAAGCTCTGGTGCGGCTTGCCCAGATGACCCGAGGCATTGGAGACCCCCTGATTGCTGCCTACACCCGCATGTTTGTGTGTCGCATGGGTGTGGATGTTGTGCCCACCCTCACTCACTACATTGTGGCCACCATTGAGGACTTCCTGCACACTCTCACTCGGCTGCAA GACACGTGGCCGGAGGGAGAGACGGACATGAACATGGGGGAGGACAAAGACGTGCTGGC GCGGGTGTTTGCTCCTCCCCTGCAGTGGATGATGCAGTGCCTGGCAGGGCGGGCATCACACCAGGAACTGCAG AATGTAGTGCGGATGTGTGAGGGAGCAGAAGGTCTTGGCCAGAACTTGATGTTGGCCGCCATACTCAACTCTTTCCCCAATGACTTTGTAGCTCTCCacgctcttcctctcactcagcTCATTGCTTCCTGCCCTTACTCAG GTAAGAGCAAGCATGAATTACTGTCAGCATTGGGGAGGTGTGTAAACAAGGTGCCTCctgcccagcagcagcagctgtctCTCCTCAATGCTGTGTGGAAGCTCATCACACACATTCCTCTCACCAATGACTACCTTGCCACTGCCGGTGTGTGGCTGGAGTACACTGCCAAGCACTTCTCG TCTTTTGAAGTGAACACCCTTCTTGGAGATGTTCTGAAGCATGTGGGAGCAGAGCGGACCCAGGAGCAAATGCATtactcctcccttctcatgttggTGTCCACTGCACTCACCAACTCCACAgaccctcactccctcttctcAATG AACAACTTCCTTGGCCTGCTGAGTGTGTTCCAGCGTGACAGTGTGAGTGCTGGAGATGGAGTGA CGGGTGTGGTGGAGGCACTGCTGAGTCACCACCCAGGACACATCACTGACCCGGCACTCGTCCAGCACCTCCTCACTTTCTGTGGGGCGCTGCATGACTCAATAAA TGCCCTGACAACAGACGATGAAAGGCGACAACTTTCTCAGCTGATCATATCATTCATTCGACAAGTGAATTTTGGAAGAGACTTTGAGCAACAGCTGGACTTTTATGTCAATGCAAGAGCTGCTTTTTCAAACCTGGACAGTGTGCTGGCTGCCCTCATTCAG tgtgtgtgtcagctggCTGTGGCCACGTGGCAGGTGGTTCACGGCCAACACTCGGGCAAGACAGCAGCCTTTGTTCGGGCGTGTGCTGCCTACTGCTTCATCACAGTGccctcactcacttcctctgCCACTCGCCTGCGACTCTACCTTCTTTCAGGAAATGTGGCCCTTCTCAATAATTGCTTGGGACAAG GAGATGCCTGCATGAAGGCAGCCATCAGGGAGTTGCTGGaggttgccagctcacaagatGCAGAAGGAGGGAGTGTTGCCGACACTCTCCGCACTCTGACAGCAAACTTGGCCTCAACACTCATTGCCACACCAGACCCCCCTGATGCCTCTCCTCCGCTCTACCTGCTTCGGGGACTCACCAATGCCATCCATTCATTCTCATGGCCAAAAGAAACAGATACTCAAGCATTCTTATCAATTACACTTTTACATGCACTCTCTGCTGCATGTCAAGATGATTTACCctatcatattcactctg TTGAGGGTAATGATGCCTTATATGGAGGAGACCCACTGGTTTGCCAGGAAGCAAACTCACTGTCAACACTGCTCCTACAAGATGTTGTCACTCACATACAG AATCTTAGTGGTGTGCATGAGAAGCGGTGTGGCCCCGTGGCCCTGGAGCTGTTCTGGTGCATCGTGACCTGGGCTGACCTGACAGACACTCACATGATGAATGTAGCCACACTCATGTGGTCCTACATCATGAAGTTCATTGCCCCTCAGGTTGTG